Proteins encoded by one window of Streptomyces sp. ALI-76-A:
- a CDS encoding SDR family oxidoreductase — protein MGVLAGRTALVTGASRGIGRGIAERLGRDGARVAVHYGRNETAAKETVAAIEATGGSAFAIGTELGLPGDAEALWKEFDRHADGVDILVNNAGIGTTPGLDVISEEEYDRVFAVNAKAPFFIVKHGLDRLRDGGRIVNISSGLARTAVFPHLMAYAMTKGALDVFSRDLSKVLGPRGITVNSVAPGIIDTDNTADLLHGTEEGWAQAAAVSALGRVGETADVADVVAFLASDGGRWVTGSWVDATGGSLT, from the coding sequence ATGGGCGTGCTTGCGGGCAGGACGGCTCTGGTCACGGGAGCGAGCAGGGGCATCGGGCGCGGGATCGCCGAACGGCTGGGGCGCGACGGCGCCCGGGTCGCGGTGCACTACGGCAGGAACGAGACGGCGGCGAAGGAGACGGTCGCCGCCATCGAGGCGACCGGCGGCTCAGCCTTCGCGATCGGCACCGAACTGGGGCTGCCGGGTGACGCGGAGGCCCTGTGGAAGGAGTTCGACCGGCACGCGGACGGCGTGGACATCCTCGTGAACAACGCCGGGATCGGGACGACTCCGGGCCTGGACGTGATCAGCGAGGAGGAGTACGACCGGGTCTTCGCGGTCAACGCGAAGGCGCCGTTCTTCATCGTCAAGCACGGCTTGGACCGGCTGCGCGACGGCGGCCGGATCGTCAACATATCGTCGGGGCTCGCACGTACCGCGGTCTTCCCGCACTTGATGGCGTACGCGATGACGAAGGGCGCGCTGGACGTCTTCTCCCGGGACCTGTCGAAGGTGCTGGGCCCCCGGGGCATCACGGTGAACTCGGTGGCGCCGGGCATCATCGACACGGACAACACCGCCGATCTGCTGCACGGCACCGAGGAGGGCTGGGCGCAGGCGGCGGCGGTCTCGGCGCTCGGCCGCGTGGGCGAGACGGCGGACGTCGCGGACGTGGTCGCGTTCCTGGCCTCGGACGGCGGCCGGTGG
- a CDS encoding TetR/AcrR family transcriptional regulator produces MVSSKDTKAQARPASKPRGRPRSFDRETALEKALLAFWQHGYEATSVSDLTRVMDIGAPSLYAAFGDKRSLFEEVVREYGTKYGSFGDRALAEEPTARAAVERTLREAAAEYTDPAHPYGCLVVHAAINCTTPEVEASLRERRNANIAAFERRIRADIAAGVLPAGTDAAALARHTGAMIQGMSQQARDGATRAELEALAEIGLTVWPRT; encoded by the coding sequence ATGGTGAGCAGCAAGGACACGAAGGCGCAGGCCAGGCCCGCATCCAAGCCCCGTGGCCGTCCCCGTTCCTTCGACCGCGAGACCGCTCTGGAGAAGGCGCTCCTCGCCTTCTGGCAGCACGGTTACGAGGCCACGTCCGTCTCCGACCTCACCCGCGTGATGGACATCGGCGCCCCGAGCCTCTACGCGGCCTTCGGCGACAAGCGCTCGCTGTTCGAGGAGGTCGTCCGGGAGTACGGCACGAAGTACGGCTCCTTCGGCGACCGCGCCCTCGCCGAGGAACCCACCGCCCGCGCCGCCGTCGAGCGCACCCTGCGCGAGGCCGCCGCCGAGTACACCGACCCGGCCCATCCGTACGGCTGCCTGGTCGTCCACGCGGCCATCAACTGCACGACACCCGAGGTCGAGGCGTCCCTGCGGGAGCGGCGCAACGCCAACATCGCCGCCTTCGAACGCCGTATCCGGGCCGACATCGCCGCCGGAGTGCTGCCGGCCGGCACCGACGCCGCCGCGCTGGCCCGGCACACCGGCGCCATGATCCAGGGGATGTCCCAGCAGGCGCGCGACGGCGCGACCCGGGCCGAGCTGGAGGCGTTGGCGGAAATTGGCCTGACCGTCTGGCCCCGCACATGA